Genomic segment of Xanthomonas sp. DAR 35659:
CGCGACACCCTGATCGAGCAGGCCGAGCAGGGCGTGGACTACTTCACCATCCATGCCGGGGTGCTGCTGCGCTACGTACCGCTGACCGCCAAGCGCGTCACCGGCATCGTCTCGCGCGGCGGCTCGATCCTGGCCAAATGGTGCCTGGCGCATCACAAGGAGAACTTCCTCTACACCCACTTCGAGGACATCTGCGAGATCATGAAGGCCTACGACGTGGCCTTCTCGCTGGGCGACGGGTTGCGCCCGGGCTGCATCGCCGACGCCAACGACGCCGCCCAGTTCGGAGAACTGGAGACGCTCGGCGAACTGACCAAGATCGCCTGGAAGCACGACGTGCAGACCATGATCGAAGGCCCAGGCCACGTGCCGATGCAATTGATCAAGCAGAACATGGACAAGCAGCTGCGCGAGTGCGGCGAGGCGCCGTTCTACACGCTGGGGCCGCTGACCACCGACATCGCGCCGGGCTACGACCACATCACCTCGGCGATCGGCGCAGCGATGATCGGCTGGTTCGGCACCGCGATGCTGTGCTACGTCACGCCGAAGGAGCATCTGGGCCTGCCCAACCGCGCCGACGTGCGCGACGGCATCATGGCCTACAGGATCGCCGCGCACGCGGCCGACCTGGCCAAGGGCCATCCGGGCGCGCAGGTGCGCGACAACGCGCTGAGCAAGGCGCGCTTCGAGTTCCGCTGGGACGACCAGTTCCACCTGGGCCTGGATCCGGACAGGGCCAGGGAGTTCCACGACGAGACCCTGCCCAAGGACGCGCACAAGCTGGCGCATTTCTGTTCGATGTGCGGCCCGCACTTCTGCTCGATGAGCATCTCCCAGGACCTGCGCGGCGAGTCCGCGCAGGGCACCCAGGACGTGCGCGACTACGCCGCCGAGCACGGCGTCGGCGAGACCGACGCGCTGCAGGCCGGCATGGCCGAGAAGGCGGCGCAGTTCCGCGACGCCGGCGCCGAGGTGTACCGGCAGGAGTAGCCGCCGCGCCGTCACCGCCGTGGCGTGCGCTTGTCTATGATGCGCGCACTCCACTTTCGGAAGTCCGCATGCTCCGCTACGCGATCGCCCTGCGCCGCCACCCATCCGCGTTGCTGCTGGGCGTGCAGTTGCTGGGGCTGTTGCTGTATCCGCTGATGGAGGACACCGCGGCCGGGCGCGCGCTGTTCGGCGCGTTCGGCATCGTGGTGCTGGGCCTGGCGCTGTGGGTGGTCAACCGCAGCCCGGCGGTGCTGTGGATCGCCTGGTGCCTGGCGCTGCCGTCGGTGGTGCTGTCGATCGCCGCGGCCCTGCTCGGCAGCGCGGCGCTGGCCATCGCCGCGCAGTCGCTGGAGAGCCTGCTGTACTTCTATACCGCGGCCAGCCTGATCGCCTACATGCTGCAGGACCACGAGGTCACCCGCGACGAACTGTACGCGGCCGGCGCGACCTTCACCTTGCTGGCGTGGGCCTTCGCCTTCGCCTTCTCGGTGTGCCAGCAGTGGTTGCCCGGCAGCTTCACCGCCGCGGTGGACGCGTCGTCGCCGCGCACCTGGATGGAACTGCTGTACCTGAGTTTCAGCGTGCTGTCCGGCGTGGGCCTGAGCGACGTGGTGCCGGTGCAGCCGCTGGCGCGTTCGCTGGTGATGCTCGAACAGTTCGCCGGGGTGATGTACATCGCGCTGGTGGTGTCGCGGCTGATCGGGCTCAGCGTCACACGAAAACCGAAAGCCTGAATCGCAGCTAAAAAAAACGCGCCAAGGGCGCGTAATCGTGCAACGTTTATCTGAGCGTCGTCGGCGGAGAGAGAGCCTGTAGTTGCTTCGCCACGCGTGGTGGCGGCAGCGACTAGGGTAGAATTTGTCGGCGTCGCCACGCCTGGCTGCATTCGTCGCATGGGTTTGCCGAATCTGCCCGTTGGCGCCATCCGGCGCCGCGTCGCGACGCATTCCCCTCCCTCGCAGATCGTTGTTGCCCTCGTCGCGCATGTCCTCGCCTTCTTCCGCCAACCCGCCGCTTCCGGATCGGATGCAGGTCGGCGATTGCCTGGTGCTGCTGTCGCTGCGCGAAGTGCATGCGCCGCGCGCGCGCCGGCCGCAGCGGCTCACGCCCAAGGCGATGGGCGTGCTGCGCGTGCTGCTGGCGCAGCCCGGGCAGGTGGTGGAGCGCGAGACGCTGCTGGCCCAGGTGTGGCCGGATACGTTGCCGACCAACGATGTGGTGACCCAGGCCGTCACCCAGTTGCGCAAGGCCTTCGCCGCCGGCGCCAAGGGCGATGCGCCGGTCTATATCGAGACCCTGGCCAAGACCGGCTATCGGCTGGTGGCGCCCGTGCAGGCGGTGCCGGACGTGGCCGCGGACATCGCGCAGCCGGCCGCTGCGGCGGTCGCCGAACCGACGGCCGTCGCGGCGCAGGCCACGCTCGAGCCGCCGGCCGACACCGTGCTGGCGCCTGTCGCCGCGCCGCCGCCAGCCCCCTCGCAGGCGCCCCCGCGGCGGGCGCAGGTGGCGCTGGCCGCCGTCGCCGGCGCGGGCCTGATGCTGCTGGCGATGCTGCTGTGGTGGCTGCCGCGCGCCGGCCTGGAAGCGGCGCAGGGCGAGCAGGAGCGGGTGGTCGGCAGTCCCGAGCCGCCGTATCGGCTGATCACCACGATGCCGGGCTTCGAACTGGAGCCGGCGCTGTCGCCGGACGGCACGCAGGTGGCGTTCGCCGCCGGCATCGCCGGCCGCAGCGGCACGCAACTGTTGGTGCAGGCGACCGGCCGCGCGGCCGGCAGTGCGCCGTCGCGGCCGCTGCTGGCGCCGGGCCCGGACGAGTCCGACCGCTTGCCGGCCTGGTCGCCCGACGGCCAGCGCATCGCCTTCGCCCGGCTCGGTCCCGAGGGCCGTTGCCAGGTGATGATCGCCGCCGCCGACGGCCACGGCGCCGCGCGCACCGCGGTGCGCTGCGACGGCACCGAACTGCTCAGTTTCGCCTGGACGCCGGACGGGCGCGGGCTGCTGTTCGGCAGCATGACCGGGCGCCAGGCCAGCCGCGGCATCCGCGTGCTCGACCTGGCCAGCGGCCGCTGGCGTGCGCTGGCGTATCCGATCGCCGAAGGCGATTTCGACTATATGCCGCGCTATTCCCCGGACGGGCGGTGGATCGCGTTCGTGCGCAATCCGCAGATGGGCGGGCTGTGGCGGATGCCGGCCGCCGGCGGGCGCGCCGAGCCGCTGACCCGCGAGTTCGCCGAGATCCGCGGCTGGGACTGGAGCGAGGACGGCCGCGGCATCGTGTTCGGGCGCCGCATCGACAGCGAGACCCGCCTGTACCGGCTGGATACCGCCTCGCTGCGGCTGCGCGACCTGGACGTGGGCGACGCGCAGTCGCCGACCGTGTCGCGCGATGGCGGACGCCTGGCCTTCGTGCACCGGCGCCCGCAGTTCGCGCTCTACCGCATCGCCGCCGGCGACGGCCGCGGCAAGCGCGACAGCCAGCGCCTGTTCGCCTCCACCGGGCGCGACGGGCAGCCGGTGATCGCGCCCGACGGCCGCCAACTGGCCTTCACCTCCGACCGCTCCGGCAGCTATGCGCTGTGGTGGGGCGACGTGACCCAGCCGCAATCGCTGCGCCAGATCGAAGGGCTGCGCCCGGAGAACCGCCAGTCGCCGGCCTGGTCGGCCGATAGCCAGTCGCTGCTGGTCAACGGGCGCGATCCGCAGGGGCGCTCGGTGCTCTACGAAGTGCGTCCGCAGTCCGGCAGCGTGGTGCCGCTGCCGGTGCCCTCCGGCGAGCCGCTGCAGGCGGTGTACACCGCCGATCCGGGGCAGTTGCTGGTGTTGCTCGGCGAGAACGGGCACACCCGGCTGCACCTGTACGACCGGCGCAGCCAGCCGTGGCGGCGCCTGGCCACGCTGGACGACGTCTCGCAGCTGCGCATGGATCCGCTCAGCGGCCAGGTGCTGTTCACCCGCCTGGCGCGCAGCGGCCTGTGGCGCGCCGACGCCACCCTGGATCCGGCCAGCGTGGCGGTGGTGGATACGGCGGTGCCGTCGCTGTGGCGGTACCGGACCTGGGCGGTCGGCGCGACCGGCGACGTGCGCTATCTGTTCCCGACCGGCGAATGCGCCAGCCGGCTGGCGCGCATCGGCGGCGGGCTCGGCGACAGCGTGTGCCTGGACCGCGACCGGCTCAGCTCGGTCAACGGCTTCAGCATCGACCCGCGCAGTGGCGACGTGTACGCGTCGCTGGCGGTGGAGGACGGCAGCGACATCGGCTTCATGCGCATGCCCAAGAACGCCGGCTGGTTCTCGGTGATCACTTCCAAGTGGTTGCTGCGCAAGGGAAATTGACCTTCGTAAGTTGTTCGTGCCGGCGTCGTGCCGATTTCGGACAAACATCGCCACATCGTCCTGACCCTGCCGCCACATTCGGCAAGACTGCGCGCCGGTTCAAGCAAACTGGGTGCGTCGCATGCGGCATGTGTTCCTGGCCGATCGTGGGCAACAACTGATTCTGGACAACGACGACGCGCCGGTCGGATCGGCCTGCCTGGGCGCGGCGCGCCTGGGCAGCCTGCAGGCCGCCCAGGCGGCGTTCACGGTGTGGATCCAGGTGCGCGGCAGCGCCTGGATCGACGCCAAGGAAGGCCGCTTCGAACTGCGCCGCGGGCAGTGGCTGGCGTTCGAGCGCGATTCGCGGCCGCTGGTGCAGGCCGACCGCGACGGCTTGTGCATCGGCCTGAACCTGGACGCCGACGCCTTGAAGGCATTGGGGCGGATGGCCGATGCGACCCTGTACGCCGGCCGCGGCGCGCTTTCGATCGGCGAGGCGCGCATCGCGCTGCGCCTGTGGCGGCAGGCCGCGGCGCGGCCGGGCGAGGTGCTGGCGATGCGCCCGGTGCTGCTGCACCTGGCCTCGATCCAGGGCGAACTGTCGCACCGCGTGCAGCGCTGCCCGGGCCGCTCGCGGGTACGCAAGCGCCAAGTGTTCGGGCGCATGCAGCGCGCGCACCTGTACCTGGACGGCCACCGCGACCGCGTGGTGCGCATCAGCGAACTGGCCGAACTGACCAACTTCTCCAGTTGGTACCTGTCCAAGACCTTCCAGAGCCTGTACGAGGAAAGCCCGCAGGCGCTGTCGGCGCGGCTGCGCCTGGAACGCGCCGCGGACCTGCTGCGCGAGACCACGATGATGATCGGCGAAGTCGCTGCCGCCAGCGGTTTCGACAACTGCTGCAGCTTCGCCCGCGCGTTCCGTGCGCGCTTCGGCGTCTCCGCTTCGCAATATCGGCAAGCGGCAACGGTGCCGCCAGAATCGGCAAAGTCTGCGAACGGCAGGGGCAAAGCAGTCACGCTCACCGGAACGTAACGTGCCGGGGGCGCTTAACACGCCCCTAACGTTACCCTGGAGAGATTGATGAACTTTCGCACTTCCGCAGTGCGGCTGGGCTTGCTGCCCGCCAGCATCGCGATCGCGTTGACGCCGGCCATCGCCGGCGCGCAAGAGTCCACCGCCACCGATGGCGCCCCGACCAACCTCGACCGCATCGAGGTCACCGGCTCGCGCATCCGCCAGGCCAGTTCCGAGACCGCGCAGCCGGTGATCGCGCTGCAGCGCGCCGACATCGAGAAGCAGGGCTTCACCAGCGTCGCCGACATCGTGCAGAACCTGGCCGCGACCGGTTCGCCGGCGATCAGCCGCGCCGACGCCCTGTCCTCGGGCGAAGAAGTCGGCGGCCAGTACGTCGATCTGCGCAACCTCGGCCCGGA
This window contains:
- the thiC gene encoding phosphomethylpyrimidine synthase ThiC — translated: MNAVPSALIQQTEQLSESVTRPIPGSRKIHVQGTRADLRVPMREIALTRTPTLFGGEDNPPITVYDTSGPYTDPDAAIDLRAGLAPLRARWIEERGDSVALDRLSSAFGREREGNARLDAVRFPGRRLPRRAAAGANVTQMHYARRGIVTPEMEFVAIRENQRLEAVRDAQLRQQHPGEAFGASIQPCITPEFVRAEIARGRAILPCNINHPESEPMIIGRNFLTKINANIGNSALSSGIAEEVEKLVWAIRWGGDTVMDLSTGKHIHETREWIVRNSPVPIGTVPIYQALEKVDGRAEELTWEIFRDTLIEQAEQGVDYFTIHAGVLLRYVPLTAKRVTGIVSRGGSILAKWCLAHHKENFLYTHFEDICEIMKAYDVAFSLGDGLRPGCIADANDAAQFGELETLGELTKIAWKHDVQTMIEGPGHVPMQLIKQNMDKQLRECGEAPFYTLGPLTTDIAPGYDHITSAIGAAMIGWFGTAMLCYVTPKEHLGLPNRADVRDGIMAYRIAAHAADLAKGHPGAQVRDNALSKARFEFRWDDQFHLGLDPDRAREFHDETLPKDAHKLAHFCSMCGPHFCSMSISQDLRGESAQGTQDVRDYAAEHGVGETDALQAGMAEKAAQFRDAGAEVYRQE
- a CDS encoding ion channel, whose translation is MLRYAIALRRHPSALLLGVQLLGLLLYPLMEDTAAGRALFGAFGIVVLGLALWVVNRSPAVLWIAWCLALPSVVLSIAAALLGSAALAIAAQSLESLLYFYTAASLIAYMLQDHEVTRDELYAAGATFTLLAWAFAFAFSVCQQWLPGSFTAAVDASSPRTWMELLYLSFSVLSGVGLSDVVPVQPLARSLVMLEQFAGVMYIALVVSRLIGLSVTRKPKA
- a CDS encoding winged helix-turn-helix domain-containing protein; protein product: MSSPSSANPPLPDRMQVGDCLVLLSLREVHAPRARRPQRLTPKAMGVLRVLLAQPGQVVERETLLAQVWPDTLPTNDVVTQAVTQLRKAFAAGAKGDAPVYIETLAKTGYRLVAPVQAVPDVAADIAQPAAAAVAEPTAVAAQATLEPPADTVLAPVAAPPPAPSQAPPRRAQVALAAVAGAGLMLLAMLLWWLPRAGLEAAQGEQERVVGSPEPPYRLITTMPGFELEPALSPDGTQVAFAAGIAGRSGTQLLVQATGRAAGSAPSRPLLAPGPDESDRLPAWSPDGQRIAFARLGPEGRCQVMIAAADGHGAARTAVRCDGTELLSFAWTPDGRGLLFGSMTGRQASRGIRVLDLASGRWRALAYPIAEGDFDYMPRYSPDGRWIAFVRNPQMGGLWRMPAAGGRAEPLTREFAEIRGWDWSEDGRGIVFGRRIDSETRLYRLDTASLRLRDLDVGDAQSPTVSRDGGRLAFVHRRPQFALYRIAAGDGRGKRDSQRLFASTGRDGQPVIAPDGRQLAFTSDRSGSYALWWGDVTQPQSLRQIEGLRPENRQSPAWSADSQSLLVNGRDPQGRSVLYEVRPQSGSVVPLPVPSGEPLQAVYTADPGQLLVLLGENGHTRLHLYDRRSQPWRRLATLDDVSQLRMDPLSGQVLFTRLARSGLWRADATLDPASVAVVDTAVPSLWRYRTWAVGATGDVRYLFPTGECASRLARIGGGLGDSVCLDRDRLSSVNGFSIDPRSGDVYASLAVEDGSDIGFMRMPKNAGWFSVITSKWLLRKGN
- a CDS encoding helix-turn-helix transcriptional regulator, producing the protein MRHVFLADRGQQLILDNDDAPVGSACLGAARLGSLQAAQAAFTVWIQVRGSAWIDAKEGRFELRRGQWLAFERDSRPLVQADRDGLCIGLNLDADALKALGRMADATLYAGRGALSIGEARIALRLWRQAAARPGEVLAMRPVLLHLASIQGELSHRVQRCPGRSRVRKRQVFGRMQRAHLYLDGHRDRVVRISELAELTNFSSWYLSKTFQSLYEESPQALSARLRLERAADLLRETTMMIGEVAAASGFDNCCSFARAFRARFGVSASQYRQAATVPPESAKSANGRGKAVTLTGT